Proteins encoded within one genomic window of Cucumis sativus cultivar 9930 chromosome 3, Cucumber_9930_V3, whole genome shotgun sequence:
- the LOC101219056 gene encoding heavy metal-associated isoprenylated plant protein 4, protein MGEKEKVEGITAIYKLNLHCHQCWRDIKKPLSTTQGVQNVEVDMEKNEIRVKGSNLDVLKIQKQIEKLSKKKVELISPKVKPKEKDPPKPIDDKPKPTIVNRIITAKVHLHCPKCEQDLKNKLLKHKGIYSVKTDIKAQTLTMEGSIEAEKFKSYLKNKLQKHVDITVDTKSTDSSKSTAVASEKKKESNTDKKEKPKEKASSETTITTTDKKTIVVAEIQSKENNSNDINNKNNNVPYFIHYVYAPQLFSDENPNACRVM, encoded by the exons atgggagagaaagagaaggtTGAAGGTATCACTGCCATTTACAAACTAAATCTTCATTGTCATCAATGTTGGAGAGATATCAAAAAACCTCTTTCCACAACACAAG GTGTTCAAAATGTTGAAGTTGAtatggagaaaaatgaaattagggtGAAGGGTTCAAATTTGGATGTGCTAAAAATTCAGAAGCAAATAGAGAAGTTGAgcaagaaaaaagttgaattgatTTCTCCCAAAGTGAAGCCCAAAGAGAAAGACCCTCCTAAACCCATTGATGACAAACCCAAACCAACCATT GTCAATCGCATAATAACAGCTAAGGTTCACTTGCACTGCCCCAAATGCGAGCAAGACTTGAAGAACAAGTTGCTAAAGCATAAAG GAATATATAGTGTGAAAACAGACATAAAAGCTCAAACCCTAACAATGGAAGGAAGCATTGAAGCAGAGAAGTTCAAATCCTATTTGAAGAATAAGCTACAGAAACATGTAGATATTACAGTGGATACGAAATCGACTGATTCATCGAAGTCGACGGCGGTAGCatcagagaagaagaaagaaagtaataCTGATAAAAAAGAGAAGCCAAAAGAAAAGGCTTCATCTGAAACAACAATAACTACTACTGACAAGAAGACTATTGTTGTTGCAGAGATTCAAAGTAAAGAGAATAATTCTaatgatattaataataaaaataataatgtccCTTATTTCATTCACTATGTCTATGCTCCTCAATTGTTTAGTGATGAAAATCCAAATGCATGTAGAGTAatgtaa
- the LOC101219295 gene encoding late embryogenesis abundant protein 6 → MQAVREKLHDMSVMRKAKAEAKAEEKAEKELAKARVEVAHEVRLAREAEAAMDLHVAKAGMKAEKEMAKYADTHTNTFVSPGGTTTLPDYSVPVAPGMTMVGAPGTVDMAGAPSPVNKKLL, encoded by the exons atgcAAGCAGTTAGGGAGAAGCTACACGATATGAGCGTCATGCGCAAGGCCAAGGCCGAGGCAAAGGCCGAAGAGAAG GCAGAGAAGGAGCTAGCAAAAGCAAGAGTGGAAGTGGCTCATGAGGTAAGATTGGCACGAGAGGCTGAAGCTGCGATGGATCTTCATGTAGCCAAAGCTGGAATGAAGGCTGAGAAAGAGATGGCTAAGTATGCTGACACTCACACCAATACCTTTGTGTCTCCTGGCGGAACCACCACCCTTCCTGATTACTCCGTACCAGTAGCTCCCGGCATGACTATGGTTGGAGCCCCTGGCACCGTCGACATGGCCGGAGCTCCTTCTCCCGTTAATAAGAAGTTActgtaa